TCAAGAGACAACACGAAAAGATGCGGGAAGAACTCACCGGACGAAACCTCAGGGAAGGGGCGGACCGGAAACCTGTGAAATCGGGTAGTTGATTGCGCCCATATTTTTGGGATATTGCGCAAATTCGGCAGGTTTTACATTTTTTTTGCCGTCGCCTTCATCTTGATGTCATGCTTTATTCCTCATACGCTCTGAAACATGAAAGAAACCAAGATATGGGCAGGAGGGATTCCTGATGAATTACGGCCATGTGCTGATTTTTGGCGGGACGGGGATGCTCGCCAAAGCGACCGGGTGGATTGCCGCCCGCTCGGAAAGAACGGTTGTTTTCGGAAGAAACCGGCACCGATTGGAAAGGATCGCAAAACAATACGACGGTTATGGGCTGGAGGCGAAACAACTGGACTATACGGACAATGCGGCATTAATCCGGGAGATTCATGCTGCCCACACCCAACATGGTCCGATCGGCATGGTGGTGGCCTGGATCCACGGCACGGCCCCGAAAGCCCTTCCGACCATAAAAGAGCAAATTTCCCGGCTTCAAAGCGATCCTTGGACGCTGGTCCATATCAAAGGCAGCAGCAGCCGTCTATCGGACATCACAAAACCGGATCCCGACGCACCGGAAAATTGCCAGGTAAAAGAAGTGAGGTTGGGTTTCGTTTATGACGGCACATCTTCCAGATGGCTGACCCATGAAGAAATCTCGGACGGGATAATCGAAGCCATCAAAGGAAATCAACCGATAACGGTTGTGGGCACTTTGGAGCCTTTGGACAAAAGGCCATGAATCGGGAATAAATGGCTTCGGAAAAGAACTTTGCAATATCTGTAAAGGGGATATAAAGATTGTAAAAAAGCGGGCGCTTTCAGAGGGTTGTCAAGGGAAAATTCCATGCAGTTTTTGGACCGGTTTCCAGAAATGGAAGGGAAAAAACAGATTTGGCAAGGGCGGATGATTTTGACAAAAGGCGATACGGCGCGGGTTCGGCACGCTTTTTCGGCGGCGGGGCGGGAGGCCTTCGGACAAGGGGCCGCCATCATCTCCGATTTCCAGAATCTTGCTGAAATATTACATCAACCCCATGTTATCATAGACTTGCAAGCAAGATTCATAGAATAGGAGGGAACAAGCGTGAAAAAATCCGTAATCACCATCGCCGCTTCACTGGTTATCACGGGCTCTTTGCTCATCCCGAAAGCCGGCGCCCAAACCGCTGATATAAAAGTCGTA
This window of the Caldibacillus debilis DSM 16016 genome carries:
- a CDS encoding Rossmann-fold NAD(P)-binding domain-containing protein: MNYGHVLIFGGTGMLAKATGWIAARSERTVVFGRNRHRLERIAKQYDGYGLEAKQLDYTDNAALIREIHAAHTQHGPIGMVVAWIHGTAPKALPTIKEQISRLQSDPWTLVHIKGSSSRLSDITKPDPDAPENCQVKEVRLGFVYDGTSSRWLTHEEISDGIIEAIKGNQPITVVGTLEPLDKRP